Proteins from a genomic interval of Paenibacillus sp. FSL R5-0623:
- a CDS encoding pyridoxal 5'-phosphate synthase, whose product MSEQPIELLQRLKSLSGPFPTWDMGQLPEQPGKLFLDWLRLAVENEVKEPHAMTISTVDHDGYPDARVLILKNVIDETFYFASSSESRKGQQLKENSHVALTFYWPSLGRQIRIRGIAEDRGDEAGADDFRKRSAGARAVAMTGHQSEVLDSEEVLNSSIEDQKEKIRRDPSVVTLHWRLYAVNAQEVEFWQGDSERKHVRVQYVKQDGQWKTRRLWP is encoded by the coding sequence ATGAGCGAACAACCAATTGAACTGCTGCAACGTTTAAAATCTTTATCTGGTCCATTTCCAACGTGGGATATGGGGCAGTTGCCAGAGCAGCCCGGGAAGTTATTTTTGGATTGGTTGAGATTGGCGGTTGAGAATGAAGTGAAAGAACCTCATGCCATGACGATCTCTACCGTGGATCACGACGGTTATCCTGATGCGAGAGTGTTGATTTTGAAAAACGTAATCGACGAAACGTTTTATTTTGCCTCCAGTTCGGAGAGTCGCAAAGGGCAGCAGTTGAAGGAGAATTCTCATGTCGCTCTGACATTCTACTGGCCTTCCCTTGGAAGACAGATTCGGATAAGGGGAATTGCCGAAGATCGGGGAGATGAAGCGGGTGCTGATGATTTCCGCAAACGTTCAGCTGGAGCAAGAGCAGTTGCTATGACAGGGCATCAGAGTGAGGTTTTGGATAGCGAGGAAGTACTGAATAGTTCCATTGAAGATCAGAAGGAAAAGATAAGACGTGACCCCAGTGTTGTTACACTTCATTGGCGTTTATACGCCGTGAATGCACAAGAGGTGGAGTTTTGGCAGGGAGATTCGGAGCGCAAGCATGTACGAGTCCAATATGTAAAGCAAGATGGGCAGTGGAAGACACGCAGATTGTGGCCTTAA
- a CDS encoding GNAT family protein, whose amino-acid sequence MKKIESFFEPFPVLETERTLLRPLTYDDLEDMYSYCVVPAVSEFTTWDAHQSKEDTKAFLDFVMSRYETDLIGPWGIEDKHTKRLIGSCNYLGCDSDNRRVELGYVLSDQFWNQGYMTEVVKRIIQFGFDEMGLERIQARCLVENTGSAKVMEKAGMQFEGVLRKYMKVKNELQDLKMYAIVKEDFYTRVK is encoded by the coding sequence ATGAAAAAGATTGAAAGTTTCTTCGAACCATTTCCCGTGTTGGAAACCGAACGGACGTTACTCCGACCTCTTACCTATGATGATCTGGAGGATATGTACAGTTACTGCGTTGTACCTGCTGTATCGGAGTTCACCACCTGGGATGCGCATCAGAGCAAAGAAGACACCAAAGCTTTTTTAGATTTTGTCATGAGTCGCTATGAGACGGATCTAATAGGCCCATGGGGGATTGAAGATAAACACACCAAGAGGCTGATTGGTAGTTGTAACTATCTAGGGTGTGACAGCGATAACAGGAGAGTTGAACTGGGATATGTGTTATCTGATCAATTTTGGAATCAGGGCTACATGACCGAGGTAGTGAAACGAATCATCCAATTTGGATTTGACGAAATGGGGCTCGAGCGAATCCAGGCCAGATGTTTAGTGGAAAACACAGGTTCTGCCAAGGTCATGGAGAAGGCAGGCATGCAATTCGAAGGTGTGCTGAGGAAATACATGAAGGTAAAAAATGAACTTCAGGATCTGAAGATGTATGCTATCGTAAAAGAAGACTTCTATACTCGTGTTAAATAA